In one Nicotiana tomentosiformis chromosome 6, ASM39032v3, whole genome shotgun sequence genomic region, the following are encoded:
- the LOC138894643 gene encoding uncharacterized protein, whose protein sequence is MSDHIQGEDYELWDIVTDGPLSILKENAEGLDVPKIRADCNADDLKKWEKNAKSKKWLVCGLGPDKYNTIQDGETIQEMYTRFRTLTNELNSLGRIIPQEERVEKILTRVLPITWESKITAI, encoded by the exons ATGAGTGATCACATAcaaggagaagactatgagctatgggacattgtcactgaTGGTCCACTGTCTATATTGAAGGAAAATGCTGAAGGATTAGATGTGCCAAAGATAAGAGCTGATTGCAATGCTGATGATCTGAAGAAATGGGAAAAGAATGCCAAatccaagaaatggcttgtttgtggacttggtccagataAGTACAACACAATCCAAG ATGGAGAAACCATTCaggagatgtacacaaggttcagaaccttgacaaatgaactaaactctcttggaaggattatcccTCAAGAAGAAAGAGTTGAGAAGATACTTACTAGGGTCTTGCCAATCACTTGGGAAAGCAAGATCACTGCCATctag